One stretch of Harmonia axyridis chromosome 1, icHarAxyr1.1, whole genome shotgun sequence DNA includes these proteins:
- the LOC123688287 gene encoding uncharacterized protein LOC123688287 has translation MLLKSSDEEVVAGLEKLTVRRHRLSGAARRRMKFLLKKGMAPDDAKKEASKPIGPKQKTGRGTKRNRSEDSTPKGKEPKSAKCEASKVARSSGGAGAQASGASKVQSSGASGAQPLGTPKGPASGVPTYSQATAGLKVGIMHKKFPEVILEMDQLMAIKKSLMEEIIALGNEDAITPTFHQLHMRPGWLGLTCSVKATVEWLKSIQPKLKPWEGADLRIAEEAELPHPEILVGYLPDSHDLSNEKILKAVENQNAGLKTSSWGVLRRGPSGPMLEFVISADRTSVEKLRAKNWQINYFFGQTNLRLKGPKTMAERRGASQAPTSGPASKRPKGEVKKKVVKPPGNEEAIKLTTSSGGRADPQGRDKGGSDGEKPAVPSEKPSGHPTS, from the coding sequence ATGCTGCTGAAGAGCAGCGATGAAGAGGTCGTAGCTGGCCTCGAAAAGCTGACGGTCAGGAGACATAGACTCTCCGGGGCCGCCAGAAGGAGGATGAAGTTCCTTCTAAAGAAAGGGATGGCTCCTGACGATGCCAAGAAAGAAGCCTCCAAACCAATTGGTCCAAAGCAGAAAACAGGCCGAGGGACCAAGAGAAATAGGTCGGAGGACAGCACGCCTAAAGGCAAGGAGCCAAAGAGTGCCAAATGCGAGGCTTCAAAAGTCGCACGGTCCTCAGGAGGTGCCGGGGCTCAGGCCTCGGGTGCCTCCAAAGTTCAATCCTCGGGAGCTTCCGGGGCTCAGCCCTTAGGAACTCCCAAGGGTCCCGCATCAGGTGTGCCCACCTACAGCCAGGCTACCGCTGGTCTGAAGGTGGGGATAATGCACAAAAAATTTCCagaggtgattttggaaatggaCCAACTAATGGCCATCAAAAAATCGCTAATGGAAGAGATTATTGCATTGGGGAACGAGGACGCCATAACGCCCACGTTCCACCAACTGCATATGAGGCCAGGCTGGCTTGGGCTGACATGCTCTGTCAAAGCCACTGTAGAGTGGCTGAAGAGCATACAGCCAAAACTCAAACCTTGGGAGGGAGCTGACCTAAGGATAGCCGAAGAGGCAGAACTGCCTCACCCGGAGATCCTGGTCGGATATCTCCCCGACAGCCATGATCTCTCCAATGAGAAAATTCTCAAGGCGGTAGAGAATCAGAATGCAGGGCTCAAAACCTCCAGCTGGGGAGTCCTTCGAAGGGGACCATCAGGACCCATGCTTGAGTTTGTCATCTCGGCTGATAGAACATCGGTCGAGAAACTTAGAGCAAAGAATTGGCAGATAAATTACTTTTTCGGCCAAACAAATCTCCGCCTAAAGGGACCAAAGACAATGGCCGAGAGGAGAGGAGCATCTCAGGCCCCAACCTCTGGTCCGGCGTCGAAAAGGCCCAAAGGGGAGGTAAAGAAGAAGGTGGTGAAGCCtccaggaaatgaagaggccataaAACTGACCACCAGCTCTGGGGGGAGGGCTGATCCGCAAGGGCGTGATAAGGGGGGGTCCGACGGAGAAAAACCGGCGGTCCCTTCCGAAAAGCCTAGCGGACATCCTACCTCATAA